From Candidatus Methylopumilus planktonicus, a single genomic window includes:
- a CDS encoding carbon-nitrogen hydrolase family protein: MAIKSKIKTTKARLVNKDIVKIAGIQMASGPDINSNLNEAENLITIAANQGAKIIALPEYFSIMTSKDSEKLKAREKPDQGIVQSFLSKQAKKHKVWIIGGSIPLVSKDKNKIRNSCLIYDDKGNLVHRYDKIHLFGFDMGEEYYREDKLIEAGSEIVVVDSPFGRIGIAICYDLRFPELFRAMKDIDLLVIPSAFTETTGKAHWEILIRARAIENQCYVLAPAQGGYHLSGRETHGNSIIVDPWGTILDKLARGSGVITGYLNKDYIKSIRKSLPALKHRTIK; encoded by the coding sequence ATGGCCATTAAATCTAAAATAAAAACAACTAAAGCAAGATTAGTAAATAAAGATATCGTAAAGATTGCAGGCATTCAAATGGCTTCTGGGCCAGATATCAATTCAAATCTTAATGAAGCTGAAAATTTAATTACAATTGCTGCCAATCAAGGCGCTAAAATTATTGCCCTACCTGAATATTTCTCTATCATGACTTCTAAGGATTCAGAGAAATTAAAAGCGAGAGAGAAACCTGATCAAGGAATTGTTCAGTCATTCTTATCAAAGCAAGCCAAGAAACATAAAGTATGGATTATTGGCGGGTCAATACCTTTAGTCTCAAAAGATAAAAATAAAATCAGAAATAGCTGTTTAATTTATGATGACAAAGGAAACCTAGTTCATCGCTACGACAAAATTCATCTTTTCGGATTTGATATGGGAGAGGAATATTATCGCGAAGATAAATTAATTGAAGCAGGTTCTGAAATTGTAGTTGTCGATTCGCCATTTGGTAGAATTGGTATTGCTATTTGTTACGACCTACGATTTCCAGAGTTATTCAGAGCTATGAAAGACATTGATCTTCTTGTAATTCCGTCAGCTTTTACAGAAACAACTGGTAAAGCGCACTGGGAAATTCTAATTCGAGCAAGAGCAATTGAGAATCAATGTTATGTGTTAGCACCTGCTCAAGGAGGCTACCACTTATCAGGAAGAGAAACACATGGTAATTCAATCATTGTAGATCCGTGGGGCACAATATTAGACAAACTCGCACGCGGCTCGGGTGTAATCACTGGGTATTTAAACAAAGACTATATTAAGTCTATCCGCAAATCCTTGCCCGCACTTAAACATCGAACTATAAAATAA
- the greB gene encoding transcription elongation factor GreB codes for MAERKNYITKHGYQCLKDELDFLVKVDRPKVVADVSWAASNGDRSENGDYIYGKKRLRQIDARAKFLFGRIDEAVVIDPSTQEQQDKIFFGAWITLLNESDDSEYHFRIVGQDEIDTEKGFISWVSPIAKALLGKNLDDEVKVETPGGLVNFRIIGVSYHE; via the coding sequence ATGGCTGAACGCAAAAATTACATTACTAAACATGGGTACCAGTGTCTAAAAGACGAACTTGATTTTTTAGTTAAAGTCGATCGCCCTAAAGTAGTAGCAGATGTTTCCTGGGCTGCAAGCAATGGGGATCGCAGTGAGAATGGAGATTATATATATGGAAAAAAACGCTTACGTCAGATAGATGCAAGAGCCAAATTCTTATTTGGGCGTATTGATGAGGCTGTGGTAATTGATCCATCCACACAAGAACAGCAGGACAAGATTTTTTTCGGTGCATGGATCACTCTTCTTAATGAATCAGATGATTCAGAGTATCATTTTCGCATTGTAGGACAAGATGAGATTGATACAGAAAAAGGCTTTATTAGTTGGGTATCACCTATTGCTAAGGCGCTTTTGGGAAAAAACTTAGACGATGAAGTAAAAGTCGAAACCCCGGGTGGTTTAGTAAATTTTAGAATTATTGGTGTGTCATATCATGAGTAA
- the tldD gene encoding metalloprotease TldD, with protein sequence MEHKIEYAKDLLLAQSGIEIHDLSKILNGMMSHGVDYADLYFQYTKNEYWGLEEGQVKSGSFSIDQGVGVRAVNKDKSAFAYSDDISIEALLSSSNIAKAIASKNLNQNHKLDQPKITSNLYNTQDPLSAVPAETKIKILEKIENFAKKMDERITKVTASIAGEYEVIFVINNEQKIAADIRPLVRLSINVIAESNGKREQGSSGGGGRFGFEYFSDDILKQYAQEAVHQAITNLDAKPAPAGSMTVVLGPGWPGILLHEAIGHGLEGDFNRKGSSAFSNKIGTQVAAKDITVVDDGTIKDRRGSLNIDDEGNETQRTVLIENGILKGYIQDTLNARLMNMPITGNARRESYAHLPMPRMTNTYMLNGTKTPEEIIKSVKKGIYAVNFGGGQVDITSGKFVFSAAEAWMIEDGKLLYPVKGATLIGNGPEVLKKVSMIGNDMSLDSGVGTCGKEGQSVPVGVGQPTMKIDGLVVGGTA encoded by the coding sequence ATGGAACATAAAATTGAATATGCAAAAGATTTACTTCTCGCCCAATCTGGTATTGAAATTCATGATCTAAGTAAAATACTCAATGGCATGATGTCTCATGGTGTCGATTATGCAGATCTTTATTTTCAATACACTAAAAATGAGTACTGGGGACTTGAAGAAGGTCAAGTTAAATCGGGAAGCTTCTCAATCGATCAGGGTGTAGGTGTCAGAGCTGTTAACAAAGACAAATCTGCGTTTGCTTATTCTGATGATATATCTATTGAAGCCCTTTTATCTTCTTCAAATATTGCTAAAGCCATTGCCTCAAAAAACTTAAATCAAAATCATAAACTAGATCAACCAAAAATAACTTCTAATTTATATAATACTCAAGATCCCCTCTCGGCTGTGCCTGCAGAAACAAAAATTAAGATTCTTGAAAAAATAGAAAATTTTGCTAAAAAAATGGATGAGCGAATCACCAAAGTCACAGCATCAATTGCTGGAGAATATGAAGTGATATTTGTTATTAATAATGAACAAAAAATTGCTGCTGATATTAGACCTTTAGTAAGATTATCTATCAATGTTATTGCAGAATCGAATGGAAAAAGAGAGCAAGGCTCATCAGGTGGTGGTGGACGTTTTGGATTTGAATATTTCTCAGACGACATATTAAAACAATATGCACAGGAGGCAGTCCATCAAGCCATAACTAACTTAGATGCCAAGCCAGCCCCGGCTGGGAGCATGACAGTTGTCTTAGGCCCCGGATGGCCTGGCATTCTTCTTCACGAAGCTATTGGTCATGGCCTAGAAGGTGACTTCAATCGAAAAGGTAGCTCAGCATTTAGCAATAAAATTGGCACACAAGTGGCTGCAAAAGATATTACTGTTGTTGATGACGGCACTATCAAAGATCGAAGAGGCTCACTTAATATTGACGATGAGGGTAATGAAACACAAAGAACAGTACTTATTGAAAATGGCATTCTAAAAGGCTACATTCAAGATACATTAAATGCGAGACTCATGAATATGCCCATTACTGGAAATGCACGAAGAGAGTCATATGCACATCTGCCTATGCCGAGAATGACAAACACTTATATGCTTAATGGCACAAAAACTCCCGAAGAAATTATCAAGTCAGTAAAAAAAGGGATTTATGCGGTTAATTTTGGCGGCGGCCAAGTAGATATCACAAGTGGTAAGTTTGTATTTTCTGCAGCTGAAGCCTGGATGATTGAAGACGGAAAACTACTCTATCCAGTCAAGGGTGCAACTTTGATAGGGAACGGTCCTGAAGTATTAAAGAAAGTCAGTATGATTGGTAATGATATGTCTTTGGATTCAGGTGTAGGGACCTGCGGTAAAGAAGGTCAGAGTGTTCCGGTAGGTGTAGGCCAACCCACTATGAAAATTGACGGTTTGGTTGTAGGGGGAACTGCTTAA
- the earP gene encoding elongation factor P maturation arginine rhamnosyltransferase EarP, with translation MSNKSPIVCHLICKVIDFFGDIGVAWRIAKQLKVDFNIEVHLLVDDLVTTQRLIPSLDISLKKQMIDGINIYYCDFSDNSKSLPSPPAFVFNLFNIDLPALYKALMKTNKSKYIAIEYLSAEPWVDNFHLKPSIDPESGLIKTFFYPGFTRQTGGLIRERDLIGRREAFVQTRRDKVIKSFGGNPDLYSISLFYYPIQKIEAFLDVIDTMKKPIQFFIPQYLLDILKIKKNYQHLHIISYPFLSHDDFDDLLWSCNLNFVRGEDSWIRALWAGKPFIWQPYIQENNLHLIKLKAFLKRYCEDCEQKLSEILIKTHDDWSNNKFNEALWRDFFKYHASLESLALKRSHYFFKEPSFVESLVDYCSET, from the coding sequence ATGAGTAACAAAAGCCCTATAGTTTGTCATTTAATATGTAAGGTGATTGATTTTTTTGGGGATATTGGTGTTGCATGGCGCATAGCAAAACAACTTAAAGTTGATTTTAATATTGAGGTACATCTTCTTGTCGATGACCTTGTGACCACCCAAAGACTCATACCTTCACTCGATATTTCCCTAAAAAAACAAATGATCGATGGTATTAACATTTATTATTGTGATTTTAGTGACAATTCAAAATCACTTCCGTCACCCCCAGCTTTTGTATTTAATCTTTTTAATATTGATTTGCCTGCTTTATATAAAGCGCTTATGAAAACTAACAAGTCTAAATATATTGCGATTGAATATTTGTCAGCTGAGCCATGGGTAGATAATTTTCATTTAAAACCTTCTATAGATCCTGAATCTGGACTTATTAAAACTTTCTTCTACCCTGGCTTTACAAGACAAACAGGCGGCCTTATCCGAGAGAGAGATTTAATAGGACGTAGAGAGGCTTTTGTCCAAACTAGACGTGATAAAGTTATTAAGTCATTCGGTGGCAATCCTGACCTCTATTCAATATCCCTTTTTTATTACCCAATACAGAAAATTGAAGCTTTTTTAGATGTTATAGATACTATGAAGAAGCCTATTCAGTTTTTCATACCTCAATATTTGTTAGACATCTTAAAGATAAAAAAGAATTATCAGCATCTTCATATTATTTCCTACCCATTCTTAAGCCATGATGATTTTGATGATCTACTTTGGTCATGTAACCTTAATTTTGTGCGCGGTGAAGATAGTTGGATAAGAGCACTTTGGGCCGGTAAACCTTTTATTTGGCAGCCATATATCCAGGAAAACAATCTCCATTTAATTAAACTTAAAGCTTTTTTGAAGCGCTATTGTGAGGATTGTGAACAAAAGCTGTCAGAGATTTTAATTAAAACGCATGACGATTGGTCGAATAATAAATTTAACGAAGCTTTATGGCGTGATTTTTTCAAATATCATGCTTCTCTAGAGTCTTTAGCGTTGAAGCGCAGTCATTACTTCTTCAAAGAGCCTTCATTTGTTGAGAGTTTGGTTGATTATTGTTCTGAAACATAA
- the efp gene encoding elongation factor P: MKIAQDLRAGNVIMVGTDPMVILKAEYNKSGRNSAVVKMKMKNLLTEAPSENVYNASDKFEVIVLDKKDVTYSYFSDPAYVFMDGEYNQYEIDPENMSEALNFLEDGMPCEVKFYNGKAISVELPNSVTREITYTEPAVKGDTSGKVMKPAKINTGFEVMVPLFCNTGDKIEIDTRTLEYKNRVL, translated from the coding sequence ATGAAAATCGCTCAAGACCTTCGCGCTGGTAACGTCATTATGGTTGGCACTGACCCCATGGTCATTTTAAAAGCTGAATATAATAAGTCAGGTCGAAATTCAGCTGTGGTTAAGATGAAAATGAAAAATCTTTTGACTGAAGCGCCGAGCGAAAACGTTTATAACGCCAGTGATAAATTTGAAGTGATTGTTTTAGATAAAAAGGATGTCACTTATTCTTATTTTTCAGATCCTGCTTATGTATTCATGGATGGTGAATACAATCAATATGAAATTGATCCTGAAAATATGTCAGAAGCCTTAAATTTCTTAGAAGACGGCATGCCTTGTGAGGTTAAATTTTATAATGGAAAAGCTATTTCTGTAGAGCTTCCAAATTCTGTTACGCGTGAAATTACTTATACTGAGCCTGCTGTAAAAGGGGACACTTCAGGTAAGGTTATGAAGCCGGCTAAAATTAATACGGGCTTTGAAGTAATGGTGCCTTTATTCTGTAATACCGGTGACAAGATTGAAATTGATACGCGTACCTTAGAATACAAAAATCGCGTTTTATAA